In one window of Episyrphus balteatus chromosome 3, idEpiBalt1.1, whole genome shotgun sequence DNA:
- the LOC129916695 gene encoding neprilysin-4-like, whose translation MKLSSKIFLLILIYYELSSLTFTFPTVEKESLYGQDLHSEEFRVLYSKRMKSFMNTSIDPCDDFYEYACGNYPNVIEDIELTHKHGSFYDVFHSMDKYIDEILQKKRQPNEKYYGELQKVKQFVEICDSADLFPFKPSEEYLSIIKDIGGFPAVDPTWNVSAFNWFNMTSHLVRYGVIGFVKEDIFMKYPYPPIYKIGNFGFGFDVYLENIETNESLGYVHNVAMMKRLLKIYGVVGSTADKVIEEIIDFWREALVVQNKTKDNNYIEFEENFSQWNSLIEIGWNLQNYSEKDFAPCPCGMYFNQLNLMANKSSKAFANYMALKFLYKMYPQVKSVEHQHQHCLTKVKYGMPMVLTYFYIQEHFSNETLQEVEEIITEIVKSFTIIVENTDWLDEKNRFDIKEVLKSIKSSIGQAVDPISDTYIMETKKLNFTNNYCLNNLELSKFKIDISRYGFLHSDIMEKALPLHMLTAILPNAFYDNTKHSIYLLAGILFPPIYHRSFPKSMKYGGLGVIIGHEIVHSLHPKYFKKIHPWAENSIVAMKNKSVCFIEHLSNMTVPELNIKFDGIKCLQETVCDSGGLRGSLTAFRQSVLNAAFENKMKDSEAIEIMPAGLNLSQDQTFFLNFAQVQCAKYEPRHYWNELNVRHPMAKYRVILPLQNFDEFSKVFNCSLGSAMNPEKKCRMW comes from the coding sequence ATGAAACTTTCTTCAAAGATTTTTCTATTAATTCTTATTTATTATGAATTGTCGAGTTTAACTTTTACATTTCCTACAGTCGAAAAAGAAAGTCTTTATGGTCAAGACTTGCATTCTGAAGAGTTTCGGGTGTTGTATTCAAAACGAATGAAATCATTCATGAATACTTCAATTGATCCCTGTGATGATTTCTACGAATACGCTTGTGGAAACTATCCAAATGTTATTGAAGACATTGAGCTAACTCATAAGCATGGCAGTTTTTATGATGTATTTCATTCCATGGACAAATATATCGATGAAATTCTTCAGAAGAAACGTCAACCAAACGAGAAGTATTACGGAGAATTGCAAAAGGTCAAACAATTTGTGGAAATCTGTGACAGTGCTGATCTTTTCCCATTCAAACCAAGTGAAGAATATCTAAGTATTATCAAGGACATTGGAGGATTTCCTGCTGTGGATCCAACCTGGAATGTCTCAGCATTCAATTGGTTCAATATGACTTCACATCTGGTTCGATATGGTGTTATTGGTTTCGTTAAGGAAGATATCTTTATGAAATATCCCTATCCACCGATTTACAAAATTGGGAACTTCGGTTTTGGTTTTGATGTTTATTTGGAAAACATTGAAACAAATGAGTCTTTAGGGTATGTACACAATGTTGCAATGATGAAAAGACTTCTCAAAATCTACGGAGTTGTTGGTTCAACAGCTGACAAAGTGATTGaagaaattattgatttttggaGAGAAGCTTTGGTcgtacaaaacaaaaccaaagacaataattatattgaatttgaagaaaatttctcTCAATGGAATTCTTTGATCGAGATTGGTTGGAACTTACAgaattattcagaaaaagatttCGCTCCATGTCCTTGTGGAATGTATTTCAATCAACTTAATTTAATGGCCAATAAGAGTTCTAAAGCTTTTGCAAATTATATGGCTTTgaaatttctttacaaaatgTATCCTCAAGTAAAATCTGTTGAGCATCAACATCAGCATTGTTTGACAAAAGTCAAATATGGAATGCCAATGGTTTTGACATATTTCTACATTCAAGAACATTTTAGCAATGAAACACTTCAAGAAGTCGAAGAAATTATAACAGAAATTGTTAAAAGCTTTACAATAATAGTGGAAAATACTGATTGGTTGgatgaaaaaaatcgttttgatATAAAAGAAGTTCTGAAATCCATTAAATCATCTATTGGGCAAGCAGTTGATCCGATCTCTGATACTTACATTATGGAAACAAAGAAACTCAATTTTACCAACAATTATTGTCTCAACAATCTAGAACTGAGTAAATTCAAAATCGACATAAGTCGTTATGGCTTCTTACATTCCGATATAATGGAAAAAGCACTACCTCTTCACATGTTAACAGCCATCTTGCCAAATGCATTCTACGATAATACTAAACACTCGATATATTTATTAGCAGGCATACTTTTTCCACCAATTTATCATCGATCTTTTCCAAAATCTATGAAATACGGTGGCCTTGGGGTTATTATTGGACATGAAATTGTTCACAGTCTTCATccgaaatattttaagaaaatccatCCTTGGGCAGAAAATTCGATAGTAGCAATGAAGAATAAATCTGTATGTTTCATTGAGCATCTTAGTAATATGACTGTTCCAGAACTTAACATAAAGTTCGATGGTATAAAGTGTTTGCAAGAGACTGTTTGCGATAGTGGTGGCTTGAGAGGATCTTTGACTGCCTTTCGTCAAAGTGTTTTAAATGCAGCATTTGAAAATAAGATGAAAGACAGCGAAGCAATAGAAATAATGCCAGCAGGATTAAATCTTTCTCAGGATCAGACATTTTTCTTGAACTTTGCTCAAGTTCAATGTGCCAAATACGAACCAAGACATTATTGGAATGAATTAAATGTTCGACATCCGATGGCTAAGTATCGTGTTATATTGCCATTGCAAAATTTTGACGAATTTTCTAAAGTCTTTAATTGTTCATTGGGAAGTGCAATGAATCCGGAGAAAAAATGCCGCATGTGGTGA